The region AAAACTGAGAATGATGAACTTTACTGTCCTAGATGCGATAGAAAAGAGCGAAGAAAACTCTCTTCACATTATGAGGGATAAAAAATGAAGATTATAAAAGATACTAAAAATGAATTGGAAATTGAAATTACAGGCGAAACTCACACATTATGTAACGCCCTTAGAAGAACATTAATGGAAGATAAAGATGTTGTATCTGCGGCGTATTTAATAGACCATCCAATTGTAGGGGAACCAAAATTATATATTAAAGCAAAAAATCCTAGAAAATCCCTTAAGAAAGCTGCAGAGACACTAAAAAAACAGTGCAATGAATTTAAAGGTTTTATTGAATCTTCCAAAAAGTAACTGATTCAATTAGGTTAATACTTTATTTTTTTTTAATTATATTCAATAGTTAAGATGAAAAATAAAAAATTCCACAAAATCAAGGAAGAAATAAGAATTTTAGGCGTTGACGATGCCCCATTCCCACATCATACAAAAAATAGAGTCATGCTAATTGGAACTGTTTTTAGGGGTGGAACATGGCTTGATGGAGTTTTAAGAACTTATATTTCTGGTGATGGAAAAGATTCCACCGAAAAAATCATCAAAATGGTTAATGGAACCAGACATAAGGGCCAAATTGGAGTTATAATGCTTGATGGAATTACATTTGGTGGATTCAACATTGCAAACATAAAAAAAATATTTAATGAAACAGAAATACCCATAATTGTGATTATGAGGAGATTTCCTGACTTTAAAAAGATAAAAAAGGCCCTAAGTAGATTTGAAGACCATGAAGAAAGATGGGAATGCGTATTAGCTGCAGGAACTGTTCATAAAATAGAAAATAAAGAACCAATATATATTCAGGTTCATGGTATTGATTTAGAAGATGCAGAAGAAATTGTTGCAATTTCTACAACTCGCAGTGCTATTCCTGAGCCAATAAGGGCTGCACATATTATAGAGGCAGGTGTAGAGACAGGAGAATCCAAAGGCAGTGCATAGGGGCAATCATATAAATTATTTACTTAAAAAGAGGATTAAATTGCATAAAACTCCTTCATTAACTGTAGATGCAGTGGTACTTTCTGAAAATGAGTTAATAGTGTTAATAAAGCGGAAAAACAATCCTTATAAAGATTTCTGGGCATTACCTGGAGGATTTGTTGAATATGGTGAAACTGTAGAATCTGCTGCTGTCAGAGAAGTTAAAGAAGAAACAGGTCTTGATGTGGACTTAAATGGGATAGTGGGGGTCTATTCGGATTATGATAGAGATCCCAGAGGACATACAGTTACAGTATGCTATATTGCAATGGAATCTGGAGGAAAATTAAAAGCAGACACTGATGCATCTGATGTCCAGTATTTCCATAAAAATGAAGTTTTAAGACTTAAACTTGCATTTGACCATGAAATTATAATTAAAGATGCATATAAACTGTTATATGATGAAAAAATCCAATAAATAAGAGTATTTGTGTAAATAACTTTATTTGATAATGTTTTAAATTTATATATAATATAAAGATATTTAAATCTGACAAAATTTATAAGTATTAAGAGACAACTCTTTTAAAGTCACAATTAACCTTAATACATTGTCAATTTGACAAATGAAGCTAAAATTATATCAAACTTATTAGGAGGACTAAAATGGAATTTTGTCCAAAATGCGGAACAGTGATGTTTCCTAAAGATGATTATTTTGAATGTAAATGTGGATACAAAAAAGAAATAACTAACGAACAAAAAAGTAAGTATGAGATTTCTGGAAAAGTATCTCCAAAGGAAAATATAATAGTAAAAGGCGACGATGTAAAAACGTTACCTACAACACGTGCAGTATGTCCAAAATGTGGTAATAAAGAAGCTTATTGGTGGCTTCAACAAACAAGAAGGGCAGATGAATCTGAGACAAGATTTTTAAGATGTACTAAATGCAAGCAAACTTGGCGGGAATACGATTAAGTGCTGTTAGTTTCAATTTGCAGAGGAAAAGGAGTTATTATATGAAAGAAAGTTTTGACAAGGAAGATTCCGATAAAAAGGATGATAAAAAGAAATCAACATCCAAATCTATGGGGAAATTCCTTAAAAAACTGGATTTTGCCCAAGTTCCTGAGTCTGAAACCAAAGAGAAAGATAAAGGTTCTAAGTCTGAAGAAAAATCATCTGAACCTGATCCTCATGCATTTCCTCTAATAAGTGATTTTTTAAATTCTGAAAGATTTAAGCACATTAAATCAGGAAAAAACAAGATAATGATGGGTATAGGCATTATTGTCAGTGTTTTATTAATTTTATCAGGCATATATTTAATGATGGGTTCTGCTGAAAAGGTTGCAGATAATGTTGTATTTGGAGAAAAGGCTGTTTTTTCAGTATTCTTAATTTTAATAGGTATTCTAATAATTGCAACAGTTTTTGCCTATAAATTCCTTAATAAATCCTTTTTTAAGGGAATAGATGCTAAAATTGAATCTCCTGAAAAAGAATCTTCTAATCCAAAACAAGAGAATATTAAAAAGGATAATATAAATAGAAATAACAGATAATAGGATAAAATGATAAGTCTTAATGTTAGGGAGGATGAAAATGTTTAAAGCAGTTTTAAGCGATTCGAACATCTTAAAAACAAGTTTTGATGCAATATCTTCTATTGTGGATGAAGTACAGATGCAAGCAGATAGTGAAGGGCTAAGATTAGATGCACTGGATAGATCACACATTACATTTGTCCATCTTGAACTTAAACCTCAACTATTCGATGAATTTTCAATAGACGAGCCTTTAAAAATTAATGTGGATACAGAAGAGCTCATGAAAGTCTTAAAAAGAGCAAAAAGCGACGATATAGTTGAACTTTCAGTGGATGAAGGAAATCTCATCTTAATATTTGAAGGTGAAGCAAGACGAAGATTTAAAATAAGGCTTATAGACATTGAATATGAGGCACCAAGCCCTCCAGACCTTGAATATCCAACTACCTTTGAAATTCCATTCGTTCT is a window of Methanobacterium sp. DNA encoding:
- a CDS encoding DNA-directed RNA polymerase subunit L codes for the protein MKIIKDTKNELEIEITGETHTLCNALRRTLMEDKDVVSAAYLIDHPIVGEPKLYIKAKNPRKSLKKAAETLKKQCNEFKGFIESSKK
- a CDS encoding DUF99 family protein, with product MKNKKFHKIKEEIRILGVDDAPFPHHTKNRVMLIGTVFRGGTWLDGVLRTYISGDGKDSTEKIIKMVNGTRHKGQIGVIMLDGITFGGFNIANIKKIFNETEIPIIVIMRRFPDFKKIKKALSRFEDHEERWECVLAAGTVHKIENKEPIYIQVHGIDLEDAEEIVAISTTRSAIPEPIRAAHIIEAGVETGESKGSA
- a CDS encoding NUDIX hydrolase; this translates as MKLHKTPSLTVDAVVLSENELIVLIKRKNNPYKDFWALPGGFVEYGETVESAAVREVKEETGLDVDLNGIVGVYSDYDRDPRGHTVTVCYIAMESGGKLKADTDASDVQYFHKNEVLRLKLAFDHEIIIKDAYKLLYDEKIQ
- a CDS encoding transcription factor S; this encodes MEFCPKCGTVMFPKDDYFECKCGYKKEITNEQKSKYEISGKVSPKENIIVKGDDVKTLPTTRAVCPKCGNKEAYWWLQQTRRADESETRFLRCTKCKQTWREYD
- the pcn gene encoding proliferating cell nuclear antigen (pcna), translating into MFKAVLSDSNILKTSFDAISSIVDEVQMQADSEGLRLDALDRSHITFVHLELKPQLFDEFSIDEPLKINVDTEELMKVLKRAKSDDIVELSVDEGNLILIFEGEARRRFKIRLIDIEYEAPSPPDLEYPTTFEIPFVLLKNSIQDIEIVSDKIVLMVDADKFVAEAEGEFGDAKIEYLHGEKINTNSKSVFSLEKIKEMLKADKFSDTIVLKLGNDMPLNLSLKMISDEGELSFLLAPRIESEE